The proteins below are encoded in one region of Oryzias melastigma strain HK-1 linkage group LG7, ASM292280v2, whole genome shotgun sequence:
- the LOC112159777 gene encoding rho GTPase-activating protein 4 isoform X3, with product MKAKERKTLKDCCPAGATMTSHVKHRREKTGTVDYDVQIKEVRCQLIDQLKVLDLQLELKTQQLQDLTDYLRRRGEIENEYARSLEKLAERFSSKTKKKEPTTKTVSQMWGALLTHTRQESREHGELGESCINVLTQPLTHCLEYTQRFAKKSKDICTQLQDGLLKVTTELQTAWRTYHQYYSDYVCAEGKLREAEKQEEKQKQSASKKLERLIEKRQIKVQEIHLKCSKARNDYLLNMAAANSSVMKYFLKDISFLIDCADVGYHPSLGRVVQAYLSKGKNTHQELRSSLLQLQEIVSNLDQSRDKDILLQDHYNAFSMPARFTYQPQEGDQVSEISVEHEMRCELETRFKQIQTRLKAVTEETDETDMSMAKAHVTLVGGISDDDLDQAEKSQEDNTENLTAKTSTAKRRANLQEIENLYFTKVKDYLVGSLLICKLQAKHDLLKMAVEKAESPNGLQTRMAGQTIRIRKTLSSPNVMPNYKPFSSDMLSFIKASKQPIPLVMKSCIRFINLNGLHHEGIFRVPGSQMEVNNLKEAFERGEDPLAERRYNMDTVAGVLKLYFRGMKNPLFPTDTTYQLLELAQIQNDAERAAQFKMVISSYPEPIIIVMRYLFAFLHHVSQYSDENMMQPYNLAVCFGPNLVRGPHEDDFVTLQPQINFLVKNLIIQQESIFPSQSEVPGPMYEKCMTLDQDDCEPINEEGEVEDSTQLKDDLETGSCSDNSTGMFLSPGNPKGRPRTNSSGSTDGSRTAGGGSSLAGKLTLQIPAAPQYKPRRAQSPTIRKEFQLNSPSEPTIYVDKVIFLQMESVFKELLSRRPPQEPYPTVFSVAAKAPPKKGKRDTRK from the exons ATGAAAGCCAAAGAGAGGAAGACgctaaaag ATTGTTGTCCTGCTGGAGCAACAATGACTTCTCATGTCAAacacagaagagaaaaaacGGGTACAGTGGACTATGACGTACAAATTAAAG AGGTGCGTTGCCAGCTCATAGACCAGCTGAAGGTGTTGGACCTGCAACTTGAGCTGAAAACCCAGCAGCTGCAAGACCTGACAGACTACCTGCGGCGGCGGGGCGAGATTGAGAACGAGTATGCTCGATCCCTGGAAAAGCTTGCAGAGAGGTTTTCTTCAAAgactaaaaa GAAGGAACCCACCACTAAAACGGTGTCCCAGATGTGGGGGGCTCTGCTGACCCACACCCGGCAAGAGAGTAGAGAGCACGGTGAACTCGGTGAAAGTTGCATCAATGTTCTCACCCAACCCCTCACACACTGTCTGGAGTACACGCAGCGCTTTGCTAAGAAG AGTAAAGACATCTGCACGCAGCTACAAGATGGACTCCTCAAAGTTACCACAGAGCTACAGACA GCGTGGCGCACCTACCACCAGTACTACTCAGACTATGTGTGTGCAGAGGGAAAACTGAGGGAGGCAGAGAAGCAGGAGGAGAAACAAAAGCAGAGCGCTTCCAAGAAGCTGGAGAGGTTgatagaaaaa AGACAAATTAAAGTTCAGGAAATACACCTGAAGTGCAGCAAGGCCAGGAACGACTACCTGTTAAACATGGCTGCTGCCAACTCCTCCGTGATGAAGTACTTCCTGAAGGACATCTCTTTTCTCATCGAT TGTGCAGATGTGGGATACCACCCCTCCTTGGGCCGGGTAGTGCAAGCCTATCTGTCAAAGGGGAAGAATACCCATCAGGAGCTGAGAAGCagtctgctgcagctccaggagATCGTGTCCAATCTGGACCAGAGCCGAGACAAAGACATTCTGTTGCAGGACCACTACAATGCCTTCTCTATGCCTGCCCGCTTCACCTATCAGCCCCAAGAAGGAGACCAG GTTTCAGAGATCAGCGTGGAGCATGAGATGAGGTGTGAGCTGGAAACCCGATTCAAGCAGATACAAACCCGACTGAAAGCAGTcacagaagaaacagatgaG ACTGATATGAGTATGGCAAAGGCTCATGTCACCCTAGTGGGGGGCATCAGCGATGATGATCTGGACCAAGCAGAGAAATCTCAGGAGGACAACACTGAGAATCTGACAGCAAAGACCAGCACGGCGAAACGCAGAGCCAACCTGCAGGAAATAGAAAACCTATACTTTACC AAAGTAAAAGACTATCTTGTTGGAAGCTTATTAATTTGTAAGCTTCAAGCCAAACACGACCTGCTAAAGATGGCTGTGGAAAAAG CTGAATCTCCGAATGGACTCCAGACAAG aatggcTGGACAGACTATTCGCATCAGGAAGACTCTATCCAGCCCAAATGTGATGCCAAACTACAAACCTTTCAGCAGTGACATGTTGTCTTTTATAAAA GCATCAAAACAGCCGATTCCTCTTGTGATGAAAAGTTGCATTCGTTTCATCAACCTCAACG GCCTCCACCATGAAGGAATATTTAGAGTACCAGGATCGCAGATGGAGGTCAACAACCTGAAAGAAGCTTTTGAGAGAG GCGAAGACCCCCTGGCTGAAAGGCGGTATAATATGGATACTGTAGCTGGTGTGTTGAAGCTCTACTTTAGAGGAATGAAGAACCCTCTATTCCCCACTGACACCACCTACCAGCTCCTGGAGCTCGCAC aaatccAGAATGATGCAGAGAGAGCAGCACAGTTCAAGATGGTCATCTCTTCCTACCCTGAGCCCATCATCATTGTGATGAGATACCTCTTTGCGTTCCTTCATCA TGTGTCCCAGTACAGTGACGAGAACATGATGCAGCCTTACAACTTAGCCGTATGTTTCGGCCCCAATCTGGTGCGAGGGCCCCATGAGGACGACTTTGTGACTCTGCAGCCTCAGATCAACTTTCTGGTGAAGAACCTCATCATTCAGCAAGAAAGTATCTTTCCCAGTCAGAGTGAAGTACCGGGGCCGATGTATGAGAAGTGCATGACACTTGATCAAGATGACTG TGAACCTATTAATGAGGAAGGGGAAGTGGAAGATTCCACCCAACTCAAAGATG ATTTGGAAACGGGATCCTGTTCTGATAATAGCACAGGAATGTTTTTGTCACCTGGAAACCCCAAAGGAAGGCCCAGAACCAACAGCAGTGGATCCACAGACGGCAGCAGGACAGCAGGGGGCGGAAGTTCCTTAGCTGGAAAATTGACTCTTCAAATCCCTGCAGCACCACAGTACAAACCCAGGAGGGCCCAATCCCCGACAATAAGAAAAGA ATTTCAACTGAATTCCCCTTCTGAACCCACAATTTATGTAGACAAG GTGATTTTTCTTCAGATGGAGTCGGTCTTCAAGGAGCTTCTCTCGCGGCGTCCACCACAAGAACCCTATCCCACTGTTTTCTCAGTTGCTGCCAAGGCTCCACCAAAAAAGGGGAAGCGGGATACCCGAAAGTGA
- the LOC112159777 gene encoding SLIT-ROBO Rho GTPase-activating protein 3 isoform X2 — translation MSSTPPTSIHVQREGAVKVYSLLCYQLALVSYSTQRRRPVDRRSSPDCCPAGATMTSHVKHRREKTGTVDYDVQIKEVRCQLIDQLKVLDLQLELKTQQLQDLTDYLRRRGEIENEYARSLEKLAERFSSKTKKKEPTTKTVSQMWGALLTHTRQESREHGELGESCINVLTQPLTHCLEYTQRFAKKSKDICTQLQDGLLKVTTELQTAWRTYHQYYSDYVCAEGKLREAEKQEEKQKQSASKKLERLIEKRQIKVQEIHLKCSKARNDYLLNMAAANSSVMKYFLKDISFLIDCADVGYHPSLGRVVQAYLSKGKNTHQELRSSLLQLQEIVSNLDQSRDKDILLQDHYNAFSMPARFTYQPQEGDQVSEISVEHEMRCELETRFKQIQTRLKAVTEETDETDMSMAKAHVTLVGGISDDDLDQAEKSQEDNTENLTAKTSTAKRRANLQEIENLYFTKVKDYLVGSLLICKLQAKHDLLKMAVEKAESPNGLQTRMAGQTIRIRKTLSSPNVMPNYKPFSSDMLSFIKASKQPIPLVMKSCIRFINLNGLHHEGIFRVPGSQMEVNNLKEAFERGEDPLAERRYNMDTVAGVLKLYFRGMKNPLFPTDTTYQLLELAQIQNDAERAAQFKMVISSYPEPIIIVMRYLFAFLHHVSQYSDENMMQPYNLAVCFGPNLVRGPHEDDFVTLQPQINFLVKNLIIQQESIFPSQSEVPGPMYEKCMTLDQDDCEPINEEGEVEDSTQLKDDLETGSCSDNSTGMFLSPGNPKGRPRTNSSGSTDGSRTAGGGSSLAGKLTLQIPAAPQYKPRRAQSPTIRKEFQLNSPSEPTIYVDKMESVFKELLSRRPPQEPYPTVFSVAAKAPPKKGKRDTRK, via the exons ATGAGTTCCACTCCACCCACATCAATCCATGTCCAACGTGAGGGGGCGGTGAAAGTTTATAGCTTACTGTGCTATCAACTGGCATTAGTTAGTTACTCAACTCAGAGGAGGAGGCCGGTTGATCGCAGATCTTCACCTG ATTGTTGTCCTGCTGGAGCAACAATGACTTCTCATGTCAAacacagaagagaaaaaacGGGTACAGTGGACTATGACGTACAAATTAAAG AGGTGCGTTGCCAGCTCATAGACCAGCTGAAGGTGTTGGACCTGCAACTTGAGCTGAAAACCCAGCAGCTGCAAGACCTGACAGACTACCTGCGGCGGCGGGGCGAGATTGAGAACGAGTATGCTCGATCCCTGGAAAAGCTTGCAGAGAGGTTTTCTTCAAAgactaaaaa GAAGGAACCCACCACTAAAACGGTGTCCCAGATGTGGGGGGCTCTGCTGACCCACACCCGGCAAGAGAGTAGAGAGCACGGTGAACTCGGTGAAAGTTGCATCAATGTTCTCACCCAACCCCTCACACACTGTCTGGAGTACACGCAGCGCTTTGCTAAGAAG AGTAAAGACATCTGCACGCAGCTACAAGATGGACTCCTCAAAGTTACCACAGAGCTACAGACA GCGTGGCGCACCTACCACCAGTACTACTCAGACTATGTGTGTGCAGAGGGAAAACTGAGGGAGGCAGAGAAGCAGGAGGAGAAACAAAAGCAGAGCGCTTCCAAGAAGCTGGAGAGGTTgatagaaaaa AGACAAATTAAAGTTCAGGAAATACACCTGAAGTGCAGCAAGGCCAGGAACGACTACCTGTTAAACATGGCTGCTGCCAACTCCTCCGTGATGAAGTACTTCCTGAAGGACATCTCTTTTCTCATCGAT TGTGCAGATGTGGGATACCACCCCTCCTTGGGCCGGGTAGTGCAAGCCTATCTGTCAAAGGGGAAGAATACCCATCAGGAGCTGAGAAGCagtctgctgcagctccaggagATCGTGTCCAATCTGGACCAGAGCCGAGACAAAGACATTCTGTTGCAGGACCACTACAATGCCTTCTCTATGCCTGCCCGCTTCACCTATCAGCCCCAAGAAGGAGACCAG GTTTCAGAGATCAGCGTGGAGCATGAGATGAGGTGTGAGCTGGAAACCCGATTCAAGCAGATACAAACCCGACTGAAAGCAGTcacagaagaaacagatgaG ACTGATATGAGTATGGCAAAGGCTCATGTCACCCTAGTGGGGGGCATCAGCGATGATGATCTGGACCAAGCAGAGAAATCTCAGGAGGACAACACTGAGAATCTGACAGCAAAGACCAGCACGGCGAAACGCAGAGCCAACCTGCAGGAAATAGAAAACCTATACTTTACC AAAGTAAAAGACTATCTTGTTGGAAGCTTATTAATTTGTAAGCTTCAAGCCAAACACGACCTGCTAAAGATGGCTGTGGAAAAAG CTGAATCTCCGAATGGACTCCAGACAAG aatggcTGGACAGACTATTCGCATCAGGAAGACTCTATCCAGCCCAAATGTGATGCCAAACTACAAACCTTTCAGCAGTGACATGTTGTCTTTTATAAAA GCATCAAAACAGCCGATTCCTCTTGTGATGAAAAGTTGCATTCGTTTCATCAACCTCAACG GCCTCCACCATGAAGGAATATTTAGAGTACCAGGATCGCAGATGGAGGTCAACAACCTGAAAGAAGCTTTTGAGAGAG GCGAAGACCCCCTGGCTGAAAGGCGGTATAATATGGATACTGTAGCTGGTGTGTTGAAGCTCTACTTTAGAGGAATGAAGAACCCTCTATTCCCCACTGACACCACCTACCAGCTCCTGGAGCTCGCAC aaatccAGAATGATGCAGAGAGAGCAGCACAGTTCAAGATGGTCATCTCTTCCTACCCTGAGCCCATCATCATTGTGATGAGATACCTCTTTGCGTTCCTTCATCA TGTGTCCCAGTACAGTGACGAGAACATGATGCAGCCTTACAACTTAGCCGTATGTTTCGGCCCCAATCTGGTGCGAGGGCCCCATGAGGACGACTTTGTGACTCTGCAGCCTCAGATCAACTTTCTGGTGAAGAACCTCATCATTCAGCAAGAAAGTATCTTTCCCAGTCAGAGTGAAGTACCGGGGCCGATGTATGAGAAGTGCATGACACTTGATCAAGATGACTG TGAACCTATTAATGAGGAAGGGGAAGTGGAAGATTCCACCCAACTCAAAGATG ATTTGGAAACGGGATCCTGTTCTGATAATAGCACAGGAATGTTTTTGTCACCTGGAAACCCCAAAGGAAGGCCCAGAACCAACAGCAGTGGATCCACAGACGGCAGCAGGACAGCAGGGGGCGGAAGTTCCTTAGCTGGAAAATTGACTCTTCAAATCCCTGCAGCACCACAGTACAAACCCAGGAGGGCCCAATCCCCGACAATAAGAAAAGA ATTTCAACTGAATTCCCCTTCTGAACCCACAATTTATGTAGACAAG ATGGAGTCGGTCTTCAAGGAGCTTCTCTCGCGGCGTCCACCACAAGAACCCTATCCCACTGTTTTCTCAGTTGCTGCCAAGGCTCCACCAAAAAAGGGGAAGCGGGATACCCGAAAGTGA
- the LOC112159777 gene encoding rho GTPase-activating protein 4 isoform X1 has product MSSTPPTSIHVQREGAVKVYSLLCYQLALVSYSTQRRRPVDRRSSPDCCPAGATMTSHVKHRREKTGTVDYDVQIKEVRCQLIDQLKVLDLQLELKTQQLQDLTDYLRRRGEIENEYARSLEKLAERFSSKTKKKEPTTKTVSQMWGALLTHTRQESREHGELGESCINVLTQPLTHCLEYTQRFAKKSKDICTQLQDGLLKVTTELQTAWRTYHQYYSDYVCAEGKLREAEKQEEKQKQSASKKLERLIEKRQIKVQEIHLKCSKARNDYLLNMAAANSSVMKYFLKDISFLIDCADVGYHPSLGRVVQAYLSKGKNTHQELRSSLLQLQEIVSNLDQSRDKDILLQDHYNAFSMPARFTYQPQEGDQVSEISVEHEMRCELETRFKQIQTRLKAVTEETDETDMSMAKAHVTLVGGISDDDLDQAEKSQEDNTENLTAKTSTAKRRANLQEIENLYFTKVKDYLVGSLLICKLQAKHDLLKMAVEKAESPNGLQTRMAGQTIRIRKTLSSPNVMPNYKPFSSDMLSFIKASKQPIPLVMKSCIRFINLNGLHHEGIFRVPGSQMEVNNLKEAFERGEDPLAERRYNMDTVAGVLKLYFRGMKNPLFPTDTTYQLLELAQIQNDAERAAQFKMVISSYPEPIIIVMRYLFAFLHHVSQYSDENMMQPYNLAVCFGPNLVRGPHEDDFVTLQPQINFLVKNLIIQQESIFPSQSEVPGPMYEKCMTLDQDDCEPINEEGEVEDSTQLKDDLETGSCSDNSTGMFLSPGNPKGRPRTNSSGSTDGSRTAGGGSSLAGKLTLQIPAAPQYKPRRAQSPTIRKEFQLNSPSEPTIYVDKVIFLQMESVFKELLSRRPPQEPYPTVFSVAAKAPPKKGKRDTRK; this is encoded by the exons ATGAGTTCCACTCCACCCACATCAATCCATGTCCAACGTGAGGGGGCGGTGAAAGTTTATAGCTTACTGTGCTATCAACTGGCATTAGTTAGTTACTCAACTCAGAGGAGGAGGCCGGTTGATCGCAGATCTTCACCTG ATTGTTGTCCTGCTGGAGCAACAATGACTTCTCATGTCAAacacagaagagaaaaaacGGGTACAGTGGACTATGACGTACAAATTAAAG AGGTGCGTTGCCAGCTCATAGACCAGCTGAAGGTGTTGGACCTGCAACTTGAGCTGAAAACCCAGCAGCTGCAAGACCTGACAGACTACCTGCGGCGGCGGGGCGAGATTGAGAACGAGTATGCTCGATCCCTGGAAAAGCTTGCAGAGAGGTTTTCTTCAAAgactaaaaa GAAGGAACCCACCACTAAAACGGTGTCCCAGATGTGGGGGGCTCTGCTGACCCACACCCGGCAAGAGAGTAGAGAGCACGGTGAACTCGGTGAAAGTTGCATCAATGTTCTCACCCAACCCCTCACACACTGTCTGGAGTACACGCAGCGCTTTGCTAAGAAG AGTAAAGACATCTGCACGCAGCTACAAGATGGACTCCTCAAAGTTACCACAGAGCTACAGACA GCGTGGCGCACCTACCACCAGTACTACTCAGACTATGTGTGTGCAGAGGGAAAACTGAGGGAGGCAGAGAAGCAGGAGGAGAAACAAAAGCAGAGCGCTTCCAAGAAGCTGGAGAGGTTgatagaaaaa AGACAAATTAAAGTTCAGGAAATACACCTGAAGTGCAGCAAGGCCAGGAACGACTACCTGTTAAACATGGCTGCTGCCAACTCCTCCGTGATGAAGTACTTCCTGAAGGACATCTCTTTTCTCATCGAT TGTGCAGATGTGGGATACCACCCCTCCTTGGGCCGGGTAGTGCAAGCCTATCTGTCAAAGGGGAAGAATACCCATCAGGAGCTGAGAAGCagtctgctgcagctccaggagATCGTGTCCAATCTGGACCAGAGCCGAGACAAAGACATTCTGTTGCAGGACCACTACAATGCCTTCTCTATGCCTGCCCGCTTCACCTATCAGCCCCAAGAAGGAGACCAG GTTTCAGAGATCAGCGTGGAGCATGAGATGAGGTGTGAGCTGGAAACCCGATTCAAGCAGATACAAACCCGACTGAAAGCAGTcacagaagaaacagatgaG ACTGATATGAGTATGGCAAAGGCTCATGTCACCCTAGTGGGGGGCATCAGCGATGATGATCTGGACCAAGCAGAGAAATCTCAGGAGGACAACACTGAGAATCTGACAGCAAAGACCAGCACGGCGAAACGCAGAGCCAACCTGCAGGAAATAGAAAACCTATACTTTACC AAAGTAAAAGACTATCTTGTTGGAAGCTTATTAATTTGTAAGCTTCAAGCCAAACACGACCTGCTAAAGATGGCTGTGGAAAAAG CTGAATCTCCGAATGGACTCCAGACAAG aatggcTGGACAGACTATTCGCATCAGGAAGACTCTATCCAGCCCAAATGTGATGCCAAACTACAAACCTTTCAGCAGTGACATGTTGTCTTTTATAAAA GCATCAAAACAGCCGATTCCTCTTGTGATGAAAAGTTGCATTCGTTTCATCAACCTCAACG GCCTCCACCATGAAGGAATATTTAGAGTACCAGGATCGCAGATGGAGGTCAACAACCTGAAAGAAGCTTTTGAGAGAG GCGAAGACCCCCTGGCTGAAAGGCGGTATAATATGGATACTGTAGCTGGTGTGTTGAAGCTCTACTTTAGAGGAATGAAGAACCCTCTATTCCCCACTGACACCACCTACCAGCTCCTGGAGCTCGCAC aaatccAGAATGATGCAGAGAGAGCAGCACAGTTCAAGATGGTCATCTCTTCCTACCCTGAGCCCATCATCATTGTGATGAGATACCTCTTTGCGTTCCTTCATCA TGTGTCCCAGTACAGTGACGAGAACATGATGCAGCCTTACAACTTAGCCGTATGTTTCGGCCCCAATCTGGTGCGAGGGCCCCATGAGGACGACTTTGTGACTCTGCAGCCTCAGATCAACTTTCTGGTGAAGAACCTCATCATTCAGCAAGAAAGTATCTTTCCCAGTCAGAGTGAAGTACCGGGGCCGATGTATGAGAAGTGCATGACACTTGATCAAGATGACTG TGAACCTATTAATGAGGAAGGGGAAGTGGAAGATTCCACCCAACTCAAAGATG ATTTGGAAACGGGATCCTGTTCTGATAATAGCACAGGAATGTTTTTGTCACCTGGAAACCCCAAAGGAAGGCCCAGAACCAACAGCAGTGGATCCACAGACGGCAGCAGGACAGCAGGGGGCGGAAGTTCCTTAGCTGGAAAATTGACTCTTCAAATCCCTGCAGCACCACAGTACAAACCCAGGAGGGCCCAATCCCCGACAATAAGAAAAGA ATTTCAACTGAATTCCCCTTCTGAACCCACAATTTATGTAGACAAG GTGATTTTTCTTCAGATGGAGTCGGTCTTCAAGGAGCTTCTCTCGCGGCGTCCACCACAAGAACCCTATCCCACTGTTTTCTCAGTTGCTGCCAAGGCTCCACCAAAAAAGGGGAAGCGGGATACCCGAAAGTGA
- the LOC112159777 gene encoding rho GTPase-activating protein 4 isoform X4: MTSHVKHRREKTGTVDYDVQIKEVRCQLIDQLKVLDLQLELKTQQLQDLTDYLRRRGEIENEYARSLEKLAERFSSKTKKKEPTTKTVSQMWGALLTHTRQESREHGELGESCINVLTQPLTHCLEYTQRFAKKSKDICTQLQDGLLKVTTELQTAWRTYHQYYSDYVCAEGKLREAEKQEEKQKQSASKKLERLIEKRQIKVQEIHLKCSKARNDYLLNMAAANSSVMKYFLKDISFLIDCADVGYHPSLGRVVQAYLSKGKNTHQELRSSLLQLQEIVSNLDQSRDKDILLQDHYNAFSMPARFTYQPQEGDQVSEISVEHEMRCELETRFKQIQTRLKAVTEETDETDMSMAKAHVTLVGGISDDDLDQAEKSQEDNTENLTAKTSTAKRRANLQEIENLYFTKVKDYLVGSLLICKLQAKHDLLKMAVEKAESPNGLQTRMAGQTIRIRKTLSSPNVMPNYKPFSSDMLSFIKASKQPIPLVMKSCIRFINLNGLHHEGIFRVPGSQMEVNNLKEAFERGEDPLAERRYNMDTVAGVLKLYFRGMKNPLFPTDTTYQLLELAQIQNDAERAAQFKMVISSYPEPIIIVMRYLFAFLHHVSQYSDENMMQPYNLAVCFGPNLVRGPHEDDFVTLQPQINFLVKNLIIQQESIFPSQSEVPGPMYEKCMTLDQDDCEPINEEGEVEDSTQLKDDLETGSCSDNSTGMFLSPGNPKGRPRTNSSGSTDGSRTAGGGSSLAGKLTLQIPAAPQYKPRRAQSPTIRKEFQLNSPSEPTIYVDKVIFLQMESVFKELLSRRPPQEPYPTVFSVAAKAPPKKGKRDTRK; encoded by the exons ATGACTTCTCATGTCAAacacagaagagaaaaaacGGGTACAGTGGACTATGACGTACAAATTAAAG AGGTGCGTTGCCAGCTCATAGACCAGCTGAAGGTGTTGGACCTGCAACTTGAGCTGAAAACCCAGCAGCTGCAAGACCTGACAGACTACCTGCGGCGGCGGGGCGAGATTGAGAACGAGTATGCTCGATCCCTGGAAAAGCTTGCAGAGAGGTTTTCTTCAAAgactaaaaa GAAGGAACCCACCACTAAAACGGTGTCCCAGATGTGGGGGGCTCTGCTGACCCACACCCGGCAAGAGAGTAGAGAGCACGGTGAACTCGGTGAAAGTTGCATCAATGTTCTCACCCAACCCCTCACACACTGTCTGGAGTACACGCAGCGCTTTGCTAAGAAG AGTAAAGACATCTGCACGCAGCTACAAGATGGACTCCTCAAAGTTACCACAGAGCTACAGACA GCGTGGCGCACCTACCACCAGTACTACTCAGACTATGTGTGTGCAGAGGGAAAACTGAGGGAGGCAGAGAAGCAGGAGGAGAAACAAAAGCAGAGCGCTTCCAAGAAGCTGGAGAGGTTgatagaaaaa AGACAAATTAAAGTTCAGGAAATACACCTGAAGTGCAGCAAGGCCAGGAACGACTACCTGTTAAACATGGCTGCTGCCAACTCCTCCGTGATGAAGTACTTCCTGAAGGACATCTCTTTTCTCATCGAT TGTGCAGATGTGGGATACCACCCCTCCTTGGGCCGGGTAGTGCAAGCCTATCTGTCAAAGGGGAAGAATACCCATCAGGAGCTGAGAAGCagtctgctgcagctccaggagATCGTGTCCAATCTGGACCAGAGCCGAGACAAAGACATTCTGTTGCAGGACCACTACAATGCCTTCTCTATGCCTGCCCGCTTCACCTATCAGCCCCAAGAAGGAGACCAG GTTTCAGAGATCAGCGTGGAGCATGAGATGAGGTGTGAGCTGGAAACCCGATTCAAGCAGATACAAACCCGACTGAAAGCAGTcacagaagaaacagatgaG ACTGATATGAGTATGGCAAAGGCTCATGTCACCCTAGTGGGGGGCATCAGCGATGATGATCTGGACCAAGCAGAGAAATCTCAGGAGGACAACACTGAGAATCTGACAGCAAAGACCAGCACGGCGAAACGCAGAGCCAACCTGCAGGAAATAGAAAACCTATACTTTACC AAAGTAAAAGACTATCTTGTTGGAAGCTTATTAATTTGTAAGCTTCAAGCCAAACACGACCTGCTAAAGATGGCTGTGGAAAAAG CTGAATCTCCGAATGGACTCCAGACAAG aatggcTGGACAGACTATTCGCATCAGGAAGACTCTATCCAGCCCAAATGTGATGCCAAACTACAAACCTTTCAGCAGTGACATGTTGTCTTTTATAAAA GCATCAAAACAGCCGATTCCTCTTGTGATGAAAAGTTGCATTCGTTTCATCAACCTCAACG GCCTCCACCATGAAGGAATATTTAGAGTACCAGGATCGCAGATGGAGGTCAACAACCTGAAAGAAGCTTTTGAGAGAG GCGAAGACCCCCTGGCTGAAAGGCGGTATAATATGGATACTGTAGCTGGTGTGTTGAAGCTCTACTTTAGAGGAATGAAGAACCCTCTATTCCCCACTGACACCACCTACCAGCTCCTGGAGCTCGCAC aaatccAGAATGATGCAGAGAGAGCAGCACAGTTCAAGATGGTCATCTCTTCCTACCCTGAGCCCATCATCATTGTGATGAGATACCTCTTTGCGTTCCTTCATCA TGTGTCCCAGTACAGTGACGAGAACATGATGCAGCCTTACAACTTAGCCGTATGTTTCGGCCCCAATCTGGTGCGAGGGCCCCATGAGGACGACTTTGTGACTCTGCAGCCTCAGATCAACTTTCTGGTGAAGAACCTCATCATTCAGCAAGAAAGTATCTTTCCCAGTCAGAGTGAAGTACCGGGGCCGATGTATGAGAAGTGCATGACACTTGATCAAGATGACTG TGAACCTATTAATGAGGAAGGGGAAGTGGAAGATTCCACCCAACTCAAAGATG ATTTGGAAACGGGATCCTGTTCTGATAATAGCACAGGAATGTTTTTGTCACCTGGAAACCCCAAAGGAAGGCCCAGAACCAACAGCAGTGGATCCACAGACGGCAGCAGGACAGCAGGGGGCGGAAGTTCCTTAGCTGGAAAATTGACTCTTCAAATCCCTGCAGCACCACAGTACAAACCCAGGAGGGCCCAATCCCCGACAATAAGAAAAGA ATTTCAACTGAATTCCCCTTCTGAACCCACAATTTATGTAGACAAG GTGATTTTTCTTCAGATGGAGTCGGTCTTCAAGGAGCTTCTCTCGCGGCGTCCACCACAAGAACCCTATCCCACTGTTTTCTCAGTTGCTGCCAAGGCTCCACCAAAAAAGGGGAAGCGGGATACCCGAAAGTGA
- the ssr4 gene encoding translocon-associated protein subunit delta encodes MIRIAAFLTLLAASCLGESCTDPVITPSAYTTSDAVISSESVFIVELSLTCANGAQTVTLYADVNGRQFPVTRGQDVGKYQVSWSLPHKQASSGTYQVKFFDEESYSALRKAQRNNEDVNAIQPLFSVNIDHRGAWSGPWVSTEVVAALIGILIYYLAFSAKSTIQA; translated from the exons ATGATCCGGATAGCTGCATTTCTGACGCTACTGGCGGCTTCCTGCTTGG GAGAGAGCTGCACAGATCCAGTCATCACCCCGTCGGCCTACACCACGTCTGACGCCGTGATCTCCTCTGAATCGGTGTTCATCGTTGAGCTCAGCCTGACTTGTGCCAACGGCGCTCAG ACTGTGACCCTGTATGCTGATGTCAATGGAAGGCAGTTTCCTGTGACCAGAGGCCAGGATGTTGGCAAATACCAG GTTTCTTGGAGTCTTCCTCACAAACAGGCCAGCTCTGGAACATATCAAGTCAAGTTCTTTGATGAAGAGTCCTACAGTGCCCTGCGCAAG GCCCAAAGAAACAATGAAGATGTAAACGCCATCCAGCCTCTCTTCTCTGTCAACATTGACCACAGG GGTGCGTGGAGCGGCCCCTGGGTGTCAACTGAAGTGGTTGCTGCCCTCATTGGCATCCTGATCTACTACTTGGCGTTCAGCGCGAAGAGCACAATCCAAGCGTAA